TCATCTGCGTGGACAATAACGAAGAAAAAGTCAAGTTGATGAAGGCGGGACAGTCCCCAATTTATGAGCCAGGACTGTCAGAAATTATGCAATCGGCTTCCCAGTCAGGGCATCTTGAGTTCACCTCCGATTTGGGTGCTGGAGTGGCTCATGGAGAAATTTTGTTCATCGCAGTAGGTACTCCCCCTTTACCGAACGGTGAAAGCGATACCCGGTATGTGGAAGCGGTTGCCCGTGGCATCGGCGCTCATCTTGACGGTGGTTACAAAGTCATTGTGAATAAATCCACAGTGCCAATTGGTTCTGGGGACTGGGTGCGGATGATTGTACTCGATGGCGTTCTGGAGCGCCAAAAGTCCCTAGTGGGAGCTGGCGGCGTTGCTACCGAGGAGCTGACACTAGAAACAACTCCTCAGTTTGATGTGGTTAGCAATCCAGAATTTTTGCGCGAAGGTTCGGCGGTTTACGACACCTTTAACCCGGATCGGATTGTGCTGGGTAGCACCAATCCGAAAGCGATCGCCATGATGCAGGAACTCTATACCCCCATTGTCGAGCGCCAAGTGGCAGAAGACAAATCCTTACCGCCAGTGCCCGTATTGGTTACAGACATCAACTCCGCTGAGATGATTAAGTACGCCGCGAATGCCTTCCTGGCAACTAAAATTAGCTTTATCAACGAAGTTGCCAATATTTGCGATCGCGTTGGTGCTGACGTTACCCAGGTCTCTAAGGGCATCGGTTTGGATTCCCGGATTGGCAACAAGTTTTTGCAAGCTGGGATTGGTTGGGGCGGTTCCTGCTTCCCGAAAGATGTCTCCGCTCTGATTCATACGGCTGACGACTACGGCTATGATGCCCAGTTGATGAAAGCTGCTGTGAGTGTCAACCAACGCCAGCGCGTGATTGCGATCGAAAAACTGCAACAGGCGCTAAAAATCCTCAAAGGCAAAACGGTGGGATTGCTAGGTCTGACTTTCAAACCCGATACCGACGATATGCGCGATGCTCCAGCGCTCAATCTCATTGAGCAACTAAACCGGCTGGGGGCGAAAGTGAAAGCCTACGATCCGATTGTTTCTTCAACTGGGATGCGTCATGGCTTAACCGGCGTGATGGTGGAAACCGATCCCGAACGCCTGGCTGATGGTTGTGACGCCCTTGTGTTGGTGACAGACTGGCAGCAGTTCCAGACCCTGGACTACACCAAAATGTCTAAGCTGATGAACAACCCGGTGATGATTGATGGTCGTAACTTCCTCAACCGGAAGGAAATAGAAAGTGCCGGTTTCCAATACATCGGCGTTGGTCGCTAAGAAAAGTTATGAGTTATGAGTTATGAGTTAATAACTTAAAACTCATAACTCCCTAACTCTTTGCCTGACTTTGTGCCAGATTAGACCAGCGACAATTAATCCTAGACCCATTTGCCAGATTTGCGGCTCTACCCAGAAAGCCAGGAACAGACAAGATCCTAGACCTGTCCAAGCTATCCATTTGGGATAGAGCCGTTCTGAATCTGGCATTTTTAATGCTGCCAGATTGGTAATTGCGTAGTAAATCAAGACGTTAAAGGCGCTGAACGACCAAGTCGTTTTGACATTGCCAAGCAGAACTAAAAGAGCGATCGCAATTCCTACCACTACTACCGCTAAATCGGGTGTCGTTCCTTGCCGATTTAGCCGTGCTAACATTCTGGGCATATCCCGGCGTCTTCCCATCGCCAGCAGCACGCGGGACAAACCCAAAATCAAGTTTAATAGTACCCCCAGCATTGCCGCGATCGCACCAATCGATAAAATCGTCGCCCCCCTGGAACCAGCAACGCTGCGAACTGCCACCTCCAGGGAAGCTGCCTGTGCCTGGGTTGCTTTGCCTAAAATTTCTGTCCCGACCGCTCCAATGCCAACGGTTGCCACTGCCATGTAAAGCAGCATTGTCACCCCCAGGCTGACAATCATCGCGATTGGAATCGTCTTTCGGGGTTCCCGGGCTTCCTCGCCCATCGTGGCAATCCGACCATAACCTGTATAAGCTACAAACATCAAGGCGCTGGCTTGGAGTACCGTCGCCGGGGAACCTGTGAAAAATGGTGTGAGATTTTCTGTACCAACCTCTGTGGCGCGGGGTAAACAAACAAGGACAAAGAAAATTAAAGATAGCAGCGTCACCGAGACAATGACAATATTGGCGCGATTAGAGCGGCGAATCCCGCTCAAAACAATCAGAGTCATCAAAATCGCCGCAGCTAACGCTGTGGGAATCAGAAATCCCCGTCCATACAAACCCGTCGCATTCAGCAAATAGCCAGCAAAACCCAAAGCTGCCGTTGCGGCTGAGGCAGTCTTTGCCAAGAGAAACATCCAGCCTGCGGTAAAACCCAGACTCGGATTGAGATACTTGTAGCCATATTCGTAACTGCCACCGCTGACGGCATGATTTGCGGCTAACTGGGCACTATTGAGACCATTGCAGGTTGCCACGATGGCTCCAATCGCGATCGCCAAAATTACCGCAGGTCCAGCAATTTCGGCAGCAATGCCGATGCTGACAAACACGCCCGTGCCAACGATAGAACCTAAACCCATCATCGTGGCACCCAAAACCCCTAACTCTCTTTGAAGCTGCGGGGGTGAGGTTCCAGCAGTCACAAGACATCTCCTAGATAACACCACTGTTATCGTAAGGCTGAGAGGTTAAGGCACAGTTGTGCGATCGCTTACCTTGACGAACCAAGGATAAACGCTCGGTGTTCAATCTCCGCTCCTTGTAGCGCAGTTCTGACCCTGCGATGGGAAGAATTACCCAGGATTACTGCCTAATAATCAAGGATTATTGGGAACGCGCTCGATTTGGGCATAGCCACTGAAAATTAGCTTATCTCCTTGCGTTTCCAAACGGTTAATTCGCATTGTCACGCCGTCGAGATTAAAGCGATCCAAATCGACCATGTTATCTAAAATTTCCGCAAACGCCGATGTCAAGGTCTGAGAAATTTCCCGTGATTCTGCTGGAACCGCCTCTGGTTGAAATTGGGGATCTTTAAACCGAATGCGACGCCGCCGTTCCGCGGCTAAGGTTGCTTTCATGCTGACCGGAACCAATCCTTTTTCGCCCAAATCTGCCTGTGCAAAAATTTGCACTTGGTTTTCAGGCAGCAGCTGTACTTGTACTTCGGTAAAGGAAACGGGTTGACCGCCAGATAAATCTGTCAAAGCTGGTGTAGAAATATCTTGCAGGCGTTTCTGCACCAGTTCTGCCTGAAAGGATTGGTTAATATCTGCCTGGGTTAACGTCACCTGTACAACTGCCTGGGTAGGTTGCTTAAGGCGAATCTGACCTTGCATTACACAGCTAAAGTCAATCGAGACGGCGTCTGTCTCAAACGACATCTCCTCGGTGCGAAACTCGCGGCGAATCACGAGACCACTACCGCTCATTTTGAAGCTGTCAATACTGCCCTGCAAAAGCTTGCTGGAGGGATAGCAGCGAACAGCAACTTCCACAGACTCACTCTGGGTAAACATGTGGCGAATGGTCTGGCTAGCGACTGTGTTGAGGAGGCGTTCTCCCCAATCAGTGCCAGTATTTTTTGTGAAACCAGTAAGGCCGCCTAACATAATGTTTCGCGTCCACGAGAGTGCTTACTCTCTTGTTTGTAACAAAATATTAACGAATAAGCAAGAAGACCTAAGACATAAAGAAAGCCAGAGAGCCTACTGCTCAAGGATATCAGCCGGAAATTGGCGTGATTGATAGAATTTCCTGAATTTTCCAATTAGTTACAACAATTAGAGTGGTAGAGTTCCCTCGATCGCCCTCTTGATAAGCGATCGCTTACAGCACCTAACAATGCTGCAAAGGTTCTGGGCTAGAGATCCCAGACTACTGCCAAAAGTTGCAAAGTATTATTGTATACAATTAAATTTCACAATCTCTGGAGCCTTATACTATGCCAGAAAGGACTTCCCTACTCCTTAA
This genomic stretch from Coleofasciculus sp. FACHB-1120 harbors:
- a CDS encoding UDP-glucose/GDP-mannose dehydrogenase family protein; protein product: MRVCVIGTGYVGLVTGVSLAHIGHHVICVDNNEEKVKLMKAGQSPIYEPGLSEIMQSASQSGHLEFTSDLGAGVAHGEILFIAVGTPPLPNGESDTRYVEAVARGIGAHLDGGYKVIVNKSTVPIGSGDWVRMIVLDGVLERQKSLVGAGGVATEELTLETTPQFDVVSNPEFLREGSAVYDTFNPDRIVLGSTNPKAIAMMQELYTPIVERQVAEDKSLPPVPVLVTDINSAEMIKYAANAFLATKISFINEVANICDRVGADVTQVSKGIGLDSRIGNKFLQAGIGWGGSCFPKDVSALIHTADDYGYDAQLMKAAVSVNQRQRVIAIEKLQQALKILKGKTVGLLGLTFKPDTDDMRDAPALNLIEQLNRLGAKVKAYDPIVSSTGMRHGLTGVMVETDPERLADGCDALVLVTDWQQFQTLDYTKMSKLMNNPVMIDGRNFLNRKEIESAGFQYIGVGR
- a CDS encoding amino acid permease — protein: MTAGTSPPQLQRELGVLGATMMGLGSIVGTGVFVSIGIAAEIAGPAVILAIAIGAIVATCNGLNSAQLAANHAVSGGSYEYGYKYLNPSLGFTAGWMFLLAKTASAATAALGFAGYLLNATGLYGRGFLIPTALAAAILMTLIVLSGIRRSNRANIVIVSVTLLSLIFFVLVCLPRATEVGTENLTPFFTGSPATVLQASALMFVAYTGYGRIATMGEEAREPRKTIPIAMIVSLGVTMLLYMAVATVGIGAVGTEILGKATQAQAASLEVAVRSVAGSRGATILSIGAIAAMLGVLLNLILGLSRVLLAMGRRRDMPRMLARLNRQGTTPDLAVVVVGIAIALLVLLGNVKTTWSFSAFNVLIYYAITNLAALKMPDSERLYPKWIAWTGLGSCLFLAFWVEPQIWQMGLGLIVAGLIWHKVRQRVREL
- a CDS encoding DUF2993 domain-containing protein; protein product: MLGGLTGFTKNTGTDWGERLLNTVASQTIRHMFTQSESVEVAVRCYPSSKLLQGSIDSFKMSGSGLVIRREFRTEEMSFETDAVSIDFSCVMQGQIRLKQPTQAVVQVTLTQADINQSFQAELVQKRLQDISTPALTDLSGGQPVSFTEVQVQLLPENQVQIFAQADLGEKGLVPVSMKATLAAERRRRIRFKDPQFQPEAVPAESREISQTLTSAFAEILDNMVDLDRFNLDGVTMRINRLETQGDKLIFSGYAQIERVPNNP